The genomic stretch TGTGTTTTGTGCGGTGATGTTCTGGGTACTTTGTAACTTTTTTCTGGTTCCTTTTGGTTTTGGGTAAAAGAACTGTAAACCTGTGATCATCCTTTTCATGGGCAACTTGGAGGTCCCATTCTGTTTCTCAATATGCTTACTAGCTCGTCAACCCATGTTGCTACGCGTGTTATCAATTTTAAGAGGGATTGatgtttttataaaaagagaTAAGCATTGAAACTCATGGATAAATTTGGGAGCATATAGTTAACTAAAATTGCTTATCTTTGCTTTCCGTCTGATTTGTTTATTTCGAATTCTATACCAATAAAGGTACTCTGATATCTTTTTGTAGTCGTGTTACATTTTTGCTAATTATATCAATGAGTAGTCTATATGTTTTCATATCCCATTTATGATTCTCATCCATTTGTGTGATACGTATGTTTAGATTAGATGAAAAACTGACATTTGTGTCACACGGTCCTTCTGTGTTCTCCACGTGAAAGGAACAGAAGAGTGAGGTGACTCCCTCCACCCAAAAAAACATGCTATTCTAGAACAGTGCTATGTTAAGTCcattaagtttgatcaaattatgttataataataatatttatcatgCTAAAtatgtattattagattcatgtttttataatatatttgtTTGAtgccataaatattaatatttttacctATATATTTGATTAAACTTTAGGCATTGCAACCAAGAATATATTTAGAATTGCATTTTTTTTGGGACAGGGATAATATCAAGGGAGAAGCATAAAACAGGGCTGCAAAATGGAGTTAGCGTAGATATAGGGACTCCCTTTTATAGGTGAATGAAGAGTGAGATGAAGGGGAAGAAATGGAAGAGGAGGCAACCGGAGGAGATAGGAAGGGGATTGGCCAGGGAAGGAGAGGATTGGTTTGGGTTTGGTCCAAATGAGAAGGGAAGACGGAGTTGTAGACTTGATCCATTAGTGGAAACAGAGGAGTTGGGATATTGGGTTCAATTGGAGAGAAGTCTGATGCAAGTCGATTGCGAcacaagaaagaaaagagagagggTTTTGGCAAGGAGTAAattaaggtttttttttttttgagatttcAAGCAATGGATATTTTGAGCATTTTGAGATATGGTTTTGCATGATTAATAAacgatcatgatttttggaacttGGATTAGCGTGTatggttttgaaggatttgaatagattttaaagatttgatggaaGCTGGATTAGAGATTGGCTCTAGTCATTTGTTATAGAGAACAGAGGCTCGGTGTGGATACAATATTAGGGTCTTCAAGACTTTGATTGGGGTTTTCCAGGAAATAGGATTTCGGAGACTTTACAATGGATTTTAGAAGATATCATTTTAGGTCAACACTAGGCGTATTTGAAAACATTTAAAAATTTATTTTGCATCCAAAGACACTATTCATTCGGTATGAAATGCATAAAACAATTGAATTAAATTCTAAAAAATAGAAACTCATATTTTTTCACTATCTAAATTGTCAACATCTTAAACAAAAAGGTTAGGATAATTTTATAAATACagtaaattatttattttctagAGTATTTTCTAGTCAAAATAGATCACTAGTACATTCAGAATAAATGTATAATGCCCAAAAGATATAATTAGGGAAGTGTACAGATATATGAACAGTTCCACCTATACTGTGTTTTCCTAACACCTACACTGTATTATTGGTCAAAACTTGTAAAGAACAACATTAGAAACAAATTGGCATGATCAAACTAACCTTAGGAGAGAGTACAAAGGGAAGAAAGGGTCATTTTGGGGTGTTTGTTCTGGCATACATGAATGCCATAGTTTGTCTTAGCGagaaatatatatttttcctCTAGATTCTGGTTTCACTGGTCTGTCTGTTTGTTTCATTGTGtgattgggggggggggggggggggggggggattgtAAGGTCCATTTCTTGCTGCTCTCTATATCAGCATTTTCCTTCCAAGACTTGAGACATTTATAGGAGACTTCGTTTGGCAACAACATTCTTCAGTGAATTTTGTCAGGGCAATATATGGTAGCCAATGCTTGGTGCACTGTCAGCTGAATAGGTTGGCCATAAGCCATCACATCTTGATGTTGGTTTTTGTCGTAAGTTCCTTTTCCTCTAGCAATTACCTCTCCGTCCACATCTATAATGCCACCCCTTTTGGGGTTCTCAACAAGCTGGCCTGGTGATAATTGAAAAGTTCTCACCTGCAGCATCGTTTATAAAATTGTAAGTGTCTTGATATGATGCAGTGTTAAATTGAGAAGAGATGAAAGACCTGAATCATGATAAATTAATCATGCTGCACTGACAATAAGACGTAAGTTGAAGTGCTTTATTTTCCATCCAACGTCAGAATATTCGGTCAAAATATAACTTAATATGGTTTATTTAACCTTAGGAAAGTGCCACTGTAAGTTGCAATGTTTTAATGTCAGTGAACGAGAGAAACTAACCTTGAGGTAAGCAACATATGGTGATTTGACATAACTGCCGTCGCTCATCTTCATCAATAGAGCTAAAAGATCAGCCTTTGGACAATCTCTGAGTATGGCTGCATCCATATAGCCATCTGAGAACTGCACCACAAATCCACGATCACAACATTCAACTTCCTTGTGTTGGATATATTAAATCAAGACTGATAAAAAGAAATCCGGAAGCAAATGGAAGTATGGCTTTTTTTCGCGATCGGGCATGAAGGTGATCAAAGATACAAAGATGTAGAACTGGCGTTAGTGAGAAGCTGATGCCCGAGCTGCCCTAAAGACTAAGTATGGAACTGAACACTCAAATAAACACATCATCATTTTTGTTTCGAACATGCAGGAGAGCTGTGTATgttaagaagaagaaaaaaagggaGCCCAACACCACAAAAACCATGCTACTAAGATGAAACAACCCAACAAAAACAAACACGCTACACACATAATGATTTCTGAACCGACCATGCAGAATCATTGATCGATCTGATGGTCTAAGCATACAGTTAAACTTTTTTGCCTACTTCTTAATGCTTGTCCTGAGCATTCCATTCCAGCatacagaaaaaaaaatgcaataCCCTTGTCATAATACAAAAGTAGCAACTGAAAAGAAGTGTTTTAATCTTGAAAACTGCAGTTCTGTAAAAACATATTCTGAAGTTCATTTGGTGAGTGAATAAACTAGCTAGGCCAggtttttgaaattcaaaaggaAACGGACACCCTAGACAAAATGTTACTATTGCAAGAGACTATTCAGTTACCTTTGCCTCTGGAGCCGCCATGATATCCTCAGCAGCCCATGGCACGTTGTTTACCCAAACTGCAATAAATGGGCCATCAATAAATCTCCAATCTGAAGCTTGAAACTCAACTGAAGGACCTGGATAAGAAGACCGATGAGATTTTCCATTTTGCTCCACAGACTCTACAATGGAATTCTTGACTTGCTTGATGGGTTCTCCATATGCCTCGTAGCCTGGGGCAGGCACGAACTGAATACTTCCACAGTATTTTCGCAAGTTCATTATGCGCACCAGAGCCTGAAACAAGGCTAAGGGCTTTGTTAAGACTTCAGGCATCATTTCCCTAACAGCAAACAAAACAAAATAACAAGGTAACATTCTGAAGCTAGAATTGATCTTATAGGACCAAGCTGTGTAATTACTTGTCGTAATTAATAACAAGTGTAAATGATGCCAGTAGCAAAGAGTTGGAGAAAGGTTCAGAAAAAAGAAAGGACAGGAAGTAAGCAGGTACATCCAACAAAAACAAAAAGCATAGGAGTAGATATTTAGATGAAAGGGTAACCGTGCAAATTTGTCAAGCACCACACTCTAGATCCTACTGTAAGTCCACATACATTAAGGGGCATTTCAGAGATGATAAAATAGATAACTGTCAAGAAATCATAATGGTTGAGCATATACATAGAAGTCGAAGCGTGCACTTCCCATCCATCTGTATTTCTCAGACTCGATATCTATATCGGCCACCAAACCTGAGACGTTTTAAAGTTAATCAAACAATAATAAGAAAAAGTTGCATTAGAATCTGACTGTTTTATCAAGTCCGTACCCCAAGTCATTAGCAAGACACTAAAAAATTTCGTGTCCCCTTGCAAAATGGTACAGACATCTAAGGACTGCTTGTGACCTGAACACCAAGAAATTCATGTTTCCTTCTCTCCACCGGAAATCTCCATGTGTCATGTAGTTTTGAGCATGATAGGTGGGAAAGAAATTAGAGAAGTAACCTTTGATTATGGCAAATACAGCATTTGAAACCGAGTATTTCTCACTGGCAGCATGCAGAAGTGATTTAGCCATGCCATTTCCTGAACCTGCACACATGACCAGGCCAGGCCTCTTTGGTCGCTTACTAGTGTTTTAACTGGTACTCCCTCCTTTCTagattataagacgttttttttctagatacatacatTTCTTTTGCTATATATCTAAATATAATCTAGATGCATAGTAACAACTAGTATGTATCTAAAAAAGTCAAAACGTctaataatttggaatggagggagtaagatTATCCGTACCTGCTGGAACTACACCGATAGGCACTTTTATTGCCTCCTCCCAATCTGTCCGTTGAAGAATTCCGTTCACTACCTATGTATGAAATCACGGCGTGAGAAACAAAATGAACCTGATGTGAAAAATAATTCCAACTTTTTCGAACGGAGAGACAGTACGGTATAAGAGTTGTAAGCACGGTTGCGGCTGCGGCTGCTAGTTTTCTTCAGAACATGAACATGCACAGTAACTGTAGGAGTGCTTGCTGCAGCAATCACTTccgagtattttttttttctagcaaCAGTACGTTTTCAGATAATATACTATTCCTTCACAAAATTTTTGGCAGGCACTTGTAATGTAAGGACGAGGAATGGGTATCACGTCAAGTGCAAACATCGTTGACCGGGGAACAACTGACACCGAATTTGCACGGTTTTGGATTTTGCTTAAACAGCATTCCAGACGAGCTCAGTAAAGTTTGATATGTACCAATGAATTAacagaatggagtcaacttgcaTTTAGCTAGTAGTAATAAGCTAAGGATGAAGAAATCGCAAGTCAGCGCTTACATTGAAGGCCTGTCATGCCAGCCGTGAACACACGTTACCTACTTATTAAAAAAATTCAGACATCAGGCTGCGTGATGCATCGCTAACCTCCACGAGGACGCCATCACCGCTAACGCAGACGACGCCGTCGTACTCCGCGAGGTCGAGGGAATACACCACCTCCCGGGCATGCCCCTGGTACTCGGTCTCTGAAACAGATCACGAACAAAACGGATCGATATAACCGCAACAACATGGGAAGAATTATTCTGATCCTACTTGGTAAAAATTTCATGGAAAAGCATCCACATTTGTTTACATGCTGAACCTTGCAGTGTGATGCTCACACCCGCAGCTTCAAACAGAGGCTTGATTTCCGTGTCGTAGATCTTCCTGGCGCATTTCTTGCCGCCGAAGGGGTTGACGAAGACGAACAATCTCTTGGGGCGGCCTGTGCGTGAAATTTCATCACAGGCGTGATTAGCTCattagctgctgctgctgatcttTCATTGATCAGACTGAAAGTCAGTATAGAAATTGAAACAGGGGACTAGTTTCCATGTAGCCTGACAGCCTGATTAGTGAGCAGTCAAAGCACACGTGACGTACCGAAGGAGTCGAGGTAGCGTGTGAGCCCCTCTCCCCAGGCCACGGCGGCGCCCTCGCCGTCCGCCATCTGGAGCACGAAGTCCCTTCTGCACCGCTTCCCTCCCGCGCCCGCGCACGACAGCGCCCTCGCCGCGCCCGCCGCCACGAAGGCCCTGACGACGACCTCCTTCCCCGTCACCTGGACCCCGAGCACGTCGCTCTCCAGCGACAGCGCCCGCTCCGGCCCGGCCCCGCCAGCACCGCCGCGGCGCCACCGCAGCTCCCCGCCGCTGAGCGTGGCTTCCGCCGGCGCGCCGTCCACGCGGACATTGGCCGTGGCGCGGTCGTCCTCCATACTGAAGGGCGTGGCGCGGCCGGGATGGCGGAGGTTTTGGCGCCCGACGATGTCGAGGGAGTGGCGCCGAAGGAGTTGACGATGACGAGGCGACCGATGTCTGAGGCGTGGGGGTGGGGGTCGTAGCTTTCACGGGCGGACGGCGCGGGGCGAACGGGGTTACGGGGCTTTGGCGTGTCGAGTTTGTTTTACGTTTACGATGACAACCAACGCGTGCTGCTCTGTTCTAGGGGGGCTTGCTTGCTTCTCTTGCTAATTCTTTTTTAAATTAAACAGTATAATATGGACATTCACAATACACATATACTCACCTTTATAAATACATGTATACGTTTTCTCTCTTTGCTCGCAAAAAAAATACATGTATATAAATCTATGAACATCTTGGAAGAATCACGAGATTCACAAAGTCAGCATAGACGTCTCACTATCGATGAAACGTCGTCTACTACTAAAAACATAGCGTCGATAAAATTATTTTAACTCCTTTTTAGTCAATATATGTGGAAGAAGCCGTTACTTTGCCGAGCAATGTTGGGTCTGACTAAACCTGAACATACTCCAAGCAGGGGGGGACATTTGGAAATCTGATGGGCATCAAAGATCATGAGAGCCAATTCTTCATGGTAGCCGTCATTCTCATGAGTTGGACAATCATGTCATGCCATGTCATGTGTCATGTGACGGGTCATCGTTGTTCGACGCAGTGCACTTCACCCTTCCTGTCAGGACCGAATGCAAGTCTGAGAATGTCTGATGGCGTGAACGTCTGAACGGCTGAGATGTCTGTTCCTCACTGTCACTATCTCTTTCCCTTGCCTCCCCCTTCCAAATTCTCCGTTATCGTTCGATTCTTATCTGATTTATTATCCAAGATAtcgtgacacacgtcatccgaAAAGCGTTTCAAACCTCCCTCGCGACCTGTCCGTCCTCCTTAGGCCCctcacctaaaaatttttcatccatcccatcgaatctttggacacatgcatggaacattaaatgtagataaaaaataaactaattacacagtttggttgaaaatcgcgagacgaatcttttaaacctagttacacaatgattagccttaagtgctacagtaacccacatgtgctaatgacagcttAATTATATTtagtagatttgtcttgcagtttcctgacgagctatgtaatttgtttttttattagtttctaaaaacccctcccgacatccttccgacacattcgatgtggcattcaaaaaattttcatctccaatctaaacagggccttagtccTTACCCTGGAGCCCTGGAGGGTCATCATCACTCAGCAGATCGAGGCGTACGGGGATGGTTCAGCGTTCTCGTGCTCTGCTACGAAATGCAAACACGATCGCATAACTTTTGGGAATGCAAACACGATCGCATAACTTTTGGGCCTGTTTGGTTacacttgctaaattttagctagctaaaattattttaatcATTTTTAGGTGACTAATGAaactaaattattttagttttttttagtaatgtgtttggaactttagctactaaaatgactaaagtttatctagctaaaatttagcgaaGAAAACCACAcagggtctttatttatagtCAGAGGCTCAGAGCTATGAACTGCGTCCGAGATTCTGGGAAGGATTTTACCACTGTTCGCTAATTTTTTACTGAAGAAATGCCAGTTCTGCAAAGGGTTTTCCTGACGAAACACCAAATTCCGTATGCCATACATGTGGTTTTCCAAAATGAATGGACGTGCCTGACATGTAATCTTCACGACTGATTCTGTCTTTAATTGAGATGGGGACATGCTGACTTCTGAAGACGAGCAGTTGCTTTTCGTACGTGGGAAAATAGTAGCGTAACGTGACTCTTGGAGTATGCTGACCGGAAAACATGACCAAAAAaaacgccgttgccggggatcgaACCCGGGTCACCCGCGTGACAGGCGGGAATACTCACCACTATACTACAACGACTTTGTTGCTTAACATTAACACAATAGAATGTAAACTATTAACATATTTGGTTCTTACTTCATACATTCACAATCTAAACCTACCTTTACAACTCCAACCCGTAGAGAACAGGAGGTCCGCCGGTTCCTTAATCTTGAGATCGGAGAACATTAGTTCATGGTAACTGAGTCAAGGCATCCGATGGAATTATGTACGTTTGGTATGGCCTCTTCTCAAGTGCTCTCCCCCTCGAGTGGTAGTTGACTCAAAGCATTTGAAGAGGAGGCATAAATTGCGGCTCCTCTTCTTGAAGCTAGTGGCACGGCTCATTCTGCTCCTTCGCAACAAAAACTTCACGATGGTTGCTGACAGGCTAAAAAGGAGTAGCCATGATCTGAGTTTGGCCTCTTCAAACTAGGCTGCTGCTATTtatatcccccccccccccccaaaaaaaaatctattgaTTACTTATATGTAATTAGGCAGTGAGGACTGAATTTTTTTACACACATTATCGTGGTATTTTTTTCCACCTCAACGCACAGGTATTTATCTAATAATATCCCAATAAAAAAACTCTACAATGCTCCGTTTATAAATAGTATGCATTAATTATTGACTAATTAGTAATAAAATGAACTAAAGAAACAAAGCTAAGAAAGATTTATTTTTTAGTGTACCTGAAGGTCATGAAGCTCATTACAACATATAATCAAACCCAGCACAATGGTTGGGGCCGCCAAAACAATACAAATTGAGTTTGAAAATAGGAGATGATAATCAGCCCGAAACACCACTTTAGTAGGTAGTAGGTATTGCACACAAGTTATCCAGTTTGCCACCATGGACGCCACAAGTGTCATGAAGCTCATGAATGCTATTGTTACGATGGCTTCAAAATTGGCCATATTGTTCTATAAAACAAGACTTAGGGATACAGTCGTACTAGAGGAATAATCATGGGTAGATCTAGGGTTACAATCATACTGTACGAACAATCATGGGTGGATCTAGCCTGGGGGCGGTGGGGGCTCAAGTCCCTTACATGCGGGAGCCCCATGGAGTTATTAAAGAGGAAGGAGTGAGAGGAAGGGAGAAGAAAagggagagaagagaaagagGGGCTAAAGGAAGAATAAGAGGGACATATACTAGACTGGCTTGAAACCTTATAATTTGGCTAATCTACCCAATAACTTATTGCCTTATTGGTTGCGAGAATACTACTCCATGCGGGATGGAAGAAAACATGTCCTTATTGGGATATTGGTTCTAACAAATACTTCCAGTTTATTAGGATTCTAAGACAAGTTGATGTCATTCTGTTGTACTATGCCCATTTGACTAGGTATTGATATGATCATCTGAATAAGTTGGTATGTCAGTTTATTTTCCTTTGGTTATAACCAGACGCATGCCAAACGAGTCCTAGATGTGCATACAAACTAAAATCTGCACCATGGTAGTTCAGAGTACACTTCACTAGCTAATGCCTTCAGATAAGGGCCCTCATACACTGATGAAGCACAAGAAAGTTCTCCTACTACTGCAGAAAGGCAACCTTAACGGCACAATCCATGAATTCCAGCAGTAAACATCCTTCGCGCATATAAGTTTTCATCGCAAGTTACATCAACATCTACACAGCCTTTTTGGCCTTGACATCACCCTCCGGTGAACCTATCAGTTGGGGTGGTAGTATGGAGTAATAGGTAACAAATGAGAGGTAAGCACAGCTTGCTAGAACATAGACCTTGAACCACACAGATGAGAAAAGAGTTAGGTACAAGCAGATGACCGTCAAGCCTACTACTGTTAAAAAGTTTGCCAGGCACTTTGGCGTCGATAGATCTCCTTCCATTCCTTCATCAGGAAAGTGGCCCTTCACGAAAAAATCTGACAGGAGCTGGTCCTTCTGCCTAAACCTCTCTATCATCCATTCTGTTATCTCGTCTTCTGATGTGGGGATGTGATGGAGCTGAACCGTTCTAATGTGGATATGTACTTCAGAAGGATCAACACCATATACGTTGTCCAGAAAATCTGGCAGTCGATGCTTGTAAGCTATTGTGACATCATAAACTGCAAGGACGGCATGTCCGGGCTCAGGAGTCAAATATTAGAGTGAACCTTGGCCAAAATACGTTGCAGTACATAAGAAACAGAGAAGAGACATTTCAAGGACTACAAAGTAGCTAGGGGATTGAAATCTTAATAGGTACAGTGGCAGTTATGTTTCATGTTACATAAACTTCAAGTATATGTGGTCCTATCCTCTTAGTTTCCTCTACATAGTTGTTTTGATCAGTACCAAATAATGAGACATTTTGGGAATGCAAGTATATACTGGTCTATTGGACCACACAGAGACGGTACACTTGTACAACACCGGTACTAACTCGTTTAGTTCACTTTGAAAGAAAAATATGATCCTTTTCATTAACTCAAATTATAATTACATTccctaaaaaatattattattagaTGACTAAAACAGTGAAGAACATTTTTCATTTTAAAGCAAGAATTGATAACCCATGCATTTGCTGAATGTGAACTTTTTAAGAAATTTCATAGATTTTAAGAATGATTATAGCATACTCAAGAAAAAAGTATAACAATTTTTACAGAGAGTGAACTTTTTTCTACAGATAACTTCATGGGTTCTAAGAATGCTTGTAACATACTCCAGAGAATAACAGTTTGACAGAGATTTAATGTATATTTTTCACAATTAAAATTAATGTAATGGATATAACTTATAATACCCAAGAGTTGAATTTTCTGTTGTAGGTTGACAGTTATGTGTTCATAAAGATTCTGCTGAGAAGCCAAAGAGAAGAAATCCTTGAGCAATAGTGCCACACAACATCATGGAAGCAAACAGGCAAACGTATCATGCATGCACGGAACGAGTAGGGGGGAAGGGTGTTCACCTTCATCTAAGGAACTCCTCAGCTCTTGCAAACAACAAATGAACCCCTTTGTCTTTGGAAGGAGGACATGTTCTAACTTAGGCAAACCATGTTCTGAAGCATACTCTTGACTCTTGATGCATTTCTTCTCACTAAGATAGAATCAGAAATCAGCAATAAAATATAGGAAAAGAGGAAGAATCATGCGCATTGAATAGAGCGACAAACAAAATTCTAAAGTAATACATAGGATCAATTTCAAAAAGTACCACATTTAATGTTTAGATGTTGAGACATTAAATTTATGTGATCAAGTACAGACTCAGTCATGCAAGTGGATtataccaatatacaaacaatgaATTTCAAAGATAATTATGCCTTACGTATAATCCGTGCCTTCAGGAAAAACCGCCAACCAGATAGGATCTCTGGGGTTCTTAAATTTTGATAGTTTGTTCTGGATAATTGCTTCATCAATCTCCCATTTCCTTTCTACCGGGATAAACTCAAAAATGTGAAATGCCCAGCTAAAAATAGGCAACTTCATCAAGCTGCTCTTAAGTATATACTTGATATATCCTAAATGGCCTTTCCTCAGTGCAAGAtcccacaagtacatccagtcAACCTCGGTCCTGTGGTTAGCAAATAACAATACACGCCTTTTTGGAGGCACATTTTCACCAGAGAAGACAACCTTGGTTTTGTTTATCTTCTCAAACAAGAATGGCCATAAAGATAACCATATTCCAAAT from Sorghum bicolor cultivar BTx623 chromosome 3, Sorghum_bicolor_NCBIv3, whole genome shotgun sequence encodes the following:
- the LOC8054712 gene encoding sphingosine kinase 2 isoform X2, producing the protein MEDDRATANVRVDGAPAEATLSGGELRWRRGGAGGAGPERALSLESDVLGVQVTGKEVVVRAFVAAGAARALSCAGAGGKRCRRDFVLQMADGEGAAVAWGEGLTRYLDSFGRPKRLFVFVNPFGGKKCARKIYDTEIKPLFEAAGVSITLQETEYQGHAREVVYSLDLAEYDGVVCVSGDGVLVEVVNGILQRTDWEEAIKVPIGVVPAGLVADIDIESEKYRWMGSARFDFYALVRIMNLRKYCGSIQFVPAPGYEAYGEPIKQVKNSIVESVEQNGKSHRSSYPGPSVEFQASDWRFIDGPFIAVWVNNVPWAAEDIMAAPEAKFSDGYMDAAILRDCPKADLLALLMKMSDGSYVKSPYVAYLKVRTFQLSPGQLVENPKRGGIIDVDGEVIARGKGTYDKNQHQDVMAYGQPIQLTVHQALATIYCPDKIH
- the LOC8082357 gene encoding probable 1-acyl-sn-glycerol-3-phosphate acyltransferase 5, which translates into the protein MNGSSGSQGHHVSGEKQQVHHVSRPILNNGPKHRPLTPMRRCRGVACVAIILSTAFLLIVYLAPITTFVVRLFSVHYSRKATSFLFGIWLSLWPFLFEKINKTKVVFSGENVPPKRRVLLFANHRTEVDWMYLWDLALRKGHLGYIKYILKSSLMKLPIFSWAFHIFEFIPVERKWEIDEAIIQNKLSKFKNPRDPIWLAVFPEGTDYTEKKCIKSQEYASEHGLPKLEHVLLPKTKGFICCLQELRSSLDEVYDVTIAYKHRLPDFLDNVYGVDPSEVHIHIRTVQLHHIPTSEDEITEWMIERFRQKDQLLSDFFVKGHFPDEGMEGDLSTPKCLANFLTVVGLTVICLYLTLFSSVWFKVYVLASCAYLSFVTYYSILPPQLIGSPEGDVKAKKAV
- the LOC8054712 gene encoding sphingosine kinase 2 isoform X1, which translates into the protein MEDDRATANVRVDGAPAEATLSGGELRWRRGGAGGAGPERALSLESDVLGVQVTGKEVVVRAFVAAGAARALSCAGAGGKRCRRDFVLQMADGEGAAVAWGEGLTRYLDSFGRPKRLFVFVNPFGGKKCARKIYDTEIKPLFEAAGVSITLQETEYQGHAREVVYSLDLAEYDGVVCVSGDGVLVEVVNGILQRTDWEEAIKVPIGVVPAGSGNGMAKSLLHAASEKYSVSNAVFAIIKGHKQSLDVCTILQGDTKFFSVLLMTWGLVADIDIESEKYRWMGSARFDFYALVRIMNLRKYCGSIQFVPAPGYEAYGEPIKQVKNSIVESVEQNGKSHRSSYPGPSVEFQASDWRFIDGPFIAVWVNNVPWAAEDIMAAPEAKFSDGYMDAAILRDCPKADLLALLMKMSDGSYVKSPYVAYLKVRTFQLSPGQLVENPKRGGIIDVDGEVIARGKGTYDKNQHQDVMAYGQPIQLTVHQALATIYCPDKIH